In Mucilaginibacter celer, one DNA window encodes the following:
- a CDS encoding fasciclin domain-containing protein, with product MKNIIIAFAGLLLVLTGCKRDEYYKDGGKAKADYPGDMLQYLQDKAVPFDTIAQIVKLAGMEETFRKTDFTFFAPDDDVIKRTIGNNKTRGSLNKFLFDAGRDTVKNLSDIDSAIWKKYLQRYMFKGINRLKDYPQIDINLQNQYPGALYYAYSGDVLNIGVIYDDANNIKYIGPRTLVISYIYDINNAQNAVFRNKISSSDIKPKNGVVHTLQYNEAYFGFNQDDFYQEIYFAGLHHSD from the coding sequence ATGAAAAATATAATTATTGCGTTTGCCGGACTTTTACTGGTACTTACCGGCTGTAAACGCGATGAGTACTATAAAGACGGAGGCAAAGCCAAGGCCGACTATCCCGGCGATATGCTGCAATATTTGCAGGATAAAGCAGTGCCGTTTGATACCATTGCCCAGATTGTAAAACTGGCCGGTATGGAAGAAACATTCCGCAAAACCGATTTTACCTTTTTTGCGCCGGATGATGATGTGATCAAAAGAACCATCGGCAACAACAAAACCAGGGGATCATTAAATAAATTTTTGTTTGATGCCGGGCGCGACACGGTGAAAAATCTATCGGATATCGATTCGGCCATATGGAAAAAGTACCTGCAGCGGTATATGTTTAAAGGCATTAACCGCCTTAAAGATTATCCTCAAATAGATATCAACCTGCAAAACCAGTATCCGGGAGCGCTTTATTATGCCTACAGCGGCGATGTGCTGAACATTGGCGTGATATATGACGATGCCAATAACATCAAATATATTGGTCCGCGTACACTGGTAATCAGCTATATCTACGATATCAATAACGCGCAGAACGCGGTTTTCCGGAATAAGATCTCATCATCGGATATCAAGCCCAAAAATGGCGTGGTGCATACCCTGCAGTACAACGAGGCCTACTTTGGGTTTAACCAGGACGATTTTTACCAGGAGATCTACTTTGCAGGCCTTCACCATTCCGATTAA
- a CDS encoding RagB/SusD family nutrient uptake outer membrane protein — MKKSVIYILAAAASLCLPSCKKFLNVQPIDKLTGNNFYQSKDDVVANIYDMSRAFFGKVNETHFIGATGEYRSGEVMYEPQSDNGPARAYVEVLGRNDLIRLLAGNQPWNFYNFDRITDWTGYYQVIQSANILISKLETGVPGVSEVEKKQFEGEAAFIRNLAYFFMVRLYGDVPYYTDAFHSTALPRENMVSVLNKCIADLKKYKDGLPWTYSDPALKGVRASRGSVIALIMNMNMWNAGFDKPNANKYYQETADFGQELIKSNAYRLLPITEWATVIKGRSDESLFEFYRSINYGDQNTNVAPIGDMFLHYPYKRPEYTHRISFAYFRAEYMQKLYSGTADKRATIWFNSDIYADNGKFMMLKFAQNSFATGEEDANPDNTFMIFRYAGEILLCAEALAELGQDDQAIALVNKIRARAEASLYTGGGGQDLKDFIFLERSRELMGEGHHYFDLVRTRRIMNSEWSYNVLTLDKFNRGAWTWPINSNALANNPFMSLNMYWVNGGN; from the coding sequence ATGAAAAAAAGTGTTATATACATTTTAGCGGCGGCGGCAAGCTTGTGTTTACCATCCTGTAAAAAGTTTCTGAACGTACAGCCCATTGATAAATTAACGGGTAATAACTTTTACCAATCGAAAGATGACGTGGTGGCCAATATTTACGATATGTCAAGAGCTTTTTTTGGCAAAGTCAACGAAACGCATTTTATAGGCGCCACAGGCGAATACCGCTCGGGCGAGGTTATGTACGAACCGCAATCAGACAATGGGCCTGCACGTGCATACGTTGAAGTATTGGGCCGGAATGATCTGATCAGGCTGTTGGCTGGAAACCAACCCTGGAATTTTTACAACTTTGATCGTATTACCGATTGGACAGGTTATTACCAGGTAATCCAAAGCGCCAACATCCTTATTTCAAAACTGGAAACGGGCGTTCCGGGCGTATCAGAGGTTGAAAAAAAGCAATTTGAAGGTGAAGCGGCTTTTATCCGCAACCTTGCATACTTTTTTATGGTGCGGCTTTATGGTGATGTGCCTTATTATACTGATGCTTTCCACTCAACAGCCTTACCTCGTGAAAACATGGTGTCGGTTTTAAACAAATGCATCGCCGATCTTAAAAAATACAAAGATGGTTTACCGTGGACTTATTCCGATCCAGCATTAAAAGGTGTAAGGGCAAGCCGGGGAAGCGTTATCGCGCTGATCATGAACATGAACATGTGGAATGCCGGCTTTGACAAACCCAATGCAAACAAATATTACCAGGAAACTGCCGATTTTGGACAGGAACTGATTAAAAGTAATGCTTACAGGCTGCTGCCAATAACCGAATGGGCTACGGTTATCAAAGGCCGGTCGGACGAGAGTTTGTTTGAGTTTTACCGCAGTATAAACTACGGCGATCAGAATACCAATGTTGCCCCTATCGGTGATATGTTTCTGCATTACCCATATAAAAGACCGGAGTATACCCACCGTATCAGCTTTGCTTATTTCAGGGCCGAGTATATGCAAAAACTATATTCTGGTACTGCTGATAAGCGTGCAACTATATGGTTTAATTCAGACATCTACGCCGATAACGGAAAGTTCATGATGCTGAAATTTGCCCAAAACTCTTTTGCAACCGGCGAGGAAGACGCTAATCCCGATAACACCTTTATGATATTCAGGTATGCGGGCGAAATTCTGCTTTGCGCGGAGGCACTTGCCGAACTGGGACAGGATGATCAGGCTATCGCTTTAGTAAACAAGATACGGGCCAGGGCCGAAGCTTCGCTCTACACCGGTGGCGGCGGACAGGATCTGAAGGATTTTATCTTTCTGGAAAGATCGCGCGAGTTGATGGGCGAAGGACACCATTATTTTGATTTGGTGCGCACCCGGCGGATTATGAACAGCGAATGGAGTTACAATGTATTAACGCTGGATAAATTTAACCGGGGTGCCTGGACATGGCCTATCAATAGTAACGCGTTGGCCAATAACCCCTTTATGTCGTTAAACATGTATTGGGTTAACGGAGGTAATTAA
- a CDS encoding SusC/RagA family TonB-linked outer membrane protein, whose protein sequence is MRKHILFYIVLAVCITLFCTEAYAQAQNITVTGTVLEKATNKILPGVNIYLGNKGLIQTDYKGKFTVSVPANSTLTFTFVGFVTEKVKLEPGQKNITIMMTEDKKGLNEVIIVAYQNRNKESSPGASVTITAKDIQDVPTSNVENLLQGKVAGLNVQNNTGAPGFRGSVQVRGLSALSVSGSGSESFLQPTSPLYIIDGVPLDADKAAEFGFQTQGPGVSPLSLIPVEDIQSIQVMKDAQATSMYGSRGAYGVIIITTKRGNSKVPRVRYTGNFFVNATPQLRATIGGNAERRAKIQQILSNATIIDELRRLGQTGFLADSLNAYWNNSTNWQSIFYGTTHNQSHNVALDGGNDRFNYKANMGVYSEKGVIKNTGFDRYNLNMNMEFKPNDKFRFFGSLFGSLGSQAKGNGVGLLQQGVAANGQASTLLPPPSFYLSPDGVTSALQTQNSNSTRNIRTNVDGRYEFIKGLALSSSISYDYTSDAESTFTPAAANAQFAQIYDYAGRNYTLYNRNAITYAHTFGADHTIFVNTFNEIYKQGGQSGIIRQTRIPNDQLQGPVGSDSYNSRGGGVLSNYRNATIASFAGSFNYDYKKKYVLELSYRLDGTSSNGLENPYSKNPAAGFRWNYYKENWFKNWDWLTSGGLRLSWGQNIVPTGTLQSIYGLYNLNGNFNNNPTIGINYEFIPNPALKPTTTTQYNLGFDMTILQGKVDLTFDTYYKKVDNLLFDRFLSNSTGFQKKSSNDVSIADFGYELMLTVRPLTAKDFNWTVSFNGAINRDYLLRLPAEYNGQYIKFDYNNRQHIVFRVGKNTLSNYLLTNQGVYSTDGDVPVDPVTGKKYQTGGLAFKGGDPRFKDVNGDYILDDRDYEITGNSQPLITGGMSTNINYKNFGLNIYATYTAKRTILNNALSDRLSIMRDPYALLAAVPLDDLDIWRKPGDQSKYPNPYAFSRFNQIQPLRSDQSLWQEEGSYLKINTVTLSYMFDRKFVRQFGFNNVRVYFSTNNLITFSGYNGPNPENVTSLGRDISSGYPVPRTYNLGLNIELNTSK, encoded by the coding sequence ATGAGAAAACACATACTATTTTATATAGTGCTTGCCGTTTGCATAACGCTGTTCTGTACAGAGGCTTATGCACAGGCGCAAAATATAACGGTTACCGGCACGGTGCTTGAAAAAGCAACTAACAAAATTTTGCCCGGCGTAAATATATACCTGGGCAATAAAGGCCTGATACAAACCGATTACAAGGGAAAGTTTACCGTCTCTGTGCCGGCTAACAGTACCCTTACATTTACGTTTGTAGGTTTTGTTACCGAAAAAGTAAAACTCGAACCCGGGCAAAAAAACATAACGATAATGATGACCGAGGACAAGAAGGGCCTTAATGAGGTAATTATTGTGGCCTACCAAAACAGGAATAAGGAATCATCTCCGGGTGCTTCCGTTACCATAACAGCCAAGGATATTCAGGATGTACCGACATCAAACGTTGAAAACCTGCTGCAAGGTAAAGTAGCTGGTTTAAACGTTCAAAACAATACAGGTGCTCCCGGTTTCAGAGGATCGGTACAGGTGCGTGGTTTATCAGCCCTGAGTGTATCGGGCAGTGGCAGCGAATCATTCCTCCAACCTACTTCGCCGTTGTATATTATTGATGGGGTGCCCCTGGATGCCGATAAGGCCGCGGAGTTTGGTTTCCAAACCCAGGGACCGGGTGTAAGCCCGCTTTCATTGATCCCTGTAGAGGATATCCAGAGCATCCAGGTAATGAAGGATGCGCAAGCCACCTCTATGTATGGCTCGAGGGGTGCCTACGGTGTAATTATCATTACCACCAAGCGGGGAAACTCAAAAGTGCCAAGGGTGCGGTATACAGGCAACTTCTTTGTTAACGCTACTCCGCAACTGCGCGCAACAATAGGCGGCAATGCCGAGCGCCGGGCAAAAATTCAGCAAATCTTATCCAACGCTACCATTATTGATGAGCTACGGAGACTGGGGCAAACCGGGTTCCTGGCAGATAGCTTGAACGCATACTGGAACAACTCAACCAACTGGCAATCCATTTTTTATGGTACAACGCACAACCAAAGCCATAACGTAGCCTTAGACGGCGGAAACGACCGCTTTAACTACAAGGCCAATATGGGGGTTTACTCAGAAAAAGGCGTTATCAAAAACACCGGATTCGACAGGTATAACCTGAATATGAATATGGAGTTTAAGCCGAATGATAAGTTCAGGTTTTTCGGTTCGTTATTCGGCTCGTTGGGTAGCCAGGCCAAAGGCAACGGCGTTGGCTTGCTGCAACAAGGCGTAGCCGCTAACGGACAGGCTTCTACCCTGTTGCCTCCGCCCTCCTTTTATCTCTCGCCAGATGGCGTTACATCTGCTCTGCAAACGCAGAACAGTAACAGCACCAGGAACATCCGTACCAATGTTGACGGGCGCTATGAGTTTATCAAAGGGCTGGCGCTTTCCTCAAGCATCAGTTATGATTACACTTCGGATGCCGAATCCACGTTTACACCTGCGGCTGCTAATGCTCAGTTTGCACAGATCTATGATTATGCGGGCCGTAATTACACCTTGTATAATCGTAACGCCATTACTTATGCCCATACGTTCGGTGCAGATCATACCATCTTTGTTAATACATTTAATGAGATCTATAAACAGGGGGGCCAAAGCGGTATCATCAGGCAAACCCGTATCCCTAACGATCAGTTGCAGGGCCCAGTAGGTTCCGACTCGTATAACTCACGGGGGGGGGGTGTATTATCAAATTACAGAAACGCCACTATCGCATCCTTTGCGGGCTCTTTTAACTACGATTATAAAAAGAAGTACGTGCTGGAACTATCTTACCGACTGGATGGTACATCCTCAAACGGCCTGGAGAATCCATACTCAAAAAACCCTGCAGCAGGTTTCAGATGGAATTACTACAAGGAAAACTGGTTTAAAAACTGGGACTGGCTTACCTCAGGCGGCTTAAGGTTATCCTGGGGCCAAAACATTGTGCCAACCGGTACTTTACAAAGTATTTACGGTTTGTACAACCTGAATGGCAATTTCAACAATAACCCAACCATCGGTATTAACTATGAATTTATACCTAACCCGGCCTTAAAGCCAACCACTACCACCCAATATAACCTTGGGTTTGATATGACGATTTTGCAGGGTAAAGTCGACCTAACGTTTGATACCTATTACAAAAAGGTTGACAATTTATTGTTCGACAGGTTTTTGTCCAATAGTACGGGCTTCCAAAAAAAATCAAGTAATGATGTGTCCATTGCCGATTTTGGTTATGAGCTGATGCTAACTGTAAGGCCGCTAACTGCTAAAGATTTTAATTGGACGGTATCATTTAACGGCGCTATCAACCGCGACTACTTGCTAAGGTTACCTGCCGAATATAACGGACAATATATCAAATTCGATTATAACAACCGTCAGCACATCGTTTTCAGGGTGGGTAAAAATACCTTATCAAACTATCTGCTAACAAACCAGGGCGTTTATTCAACAGATGGCGATGTACCTGTAGACCCTGTTACCGGCAAAAAATATCAAACCGGTGGCCTCGCCTTTAAAGGAGGCGATCCGAGGTTTAAAGACGTTAACGGCGACTATATCCTTGACGACCGCGATTATGAAATAACCGGTAACTCGCAGCCATTAATTACCGGCGGTATGTCTACCAATATCAACTATAAAAACTTCGGGTTGAATATTTATGCTACGTATACAGCCAAGAGAACGATATTGAATAACGCCCTATCGGATAGGTTATCCATCATGCGCGATCCTTACGCTTTATTAGCGGCTGTACCGCTGGATGATTTGGATATATGGCGAAAACCGGGTGATCAATCTAAATACCCTAACCCCTACGCCTTTTCGCGGTTTAACCAGATCCAGCCGCTCCGTTCCGATCAGAGTTTGTGGCAGGAAGAAGGCTCATACCTCAAAATCAACACGGTTACGCTATCCTACATGTTCGACAGAAAATTTGTGCGACAGTTTGGTTTTAACAACGTGAGGGTTTATTTCTCAACCAATAACCTGATCACATTTTCGGGATATAATGGACCAAACCCCGAGAACGTGACCTCTCTTGGCCGGGATATATCAAGCGGTTACCCGGTGCCGCGCACTTATAATTTAGGTTTAAATATCGAACTCAATACAAGTAAATAA
- a CDS encoding DUF5007 domain-containing protein — translation MGSVALLVVAAALSSCKKMYGIPDEKDYLSNNVNYANKVFEPILGRTTLMGGFNGDNSTQPLKFEIINARFGDGRPVTDLFQKKPTYVWTAPYNGLEKSLAEIEAKRKLEDHPLFEVRSSGEFIMWGSSTNALITPRATDSTNFPQDTRFFDVKITNTGGSTVIRDLQVRPFRERPYEPSDDFNIYSGLPAPHPKTPYNPASRNYIRPFLNGVIGAQTDIALQSNDDKKDVVVYIRPFTGGTGNSLRFKFLNKDSVEMNPALFNETTWDKIVHGFNMQKTNTYVQYDVAYPIPLVEISTVYAPGGTRDHAEFKYSRIGFGGTRVVASFGIDFAIYKKGDWEIVFHFLKDNPKFEDE, via the coding sequence ATGGGATCCGTAGCTCTGCTGGTTGTTGCAGCCGCGCTGAGTAGTTGTAAAAAGATGTACGGGATTCCGGATGAGAAGGATTACCTGAGTAACAATGTAAACTACGCCAACAAAGTTTTTGAACCAATTTTAGGGCGCACCACTTTAATGGGTGGTTTTAATGGCGATAACTCAACCCAACCATTGAAGTTTGAGATTATTAACGCGCGATTTGGCGATGGCAGGCCGGTTACCGATCTGTTTCAAAAAAAGCCAACCTATGTATGGACGGCCCCTTACAACGGGCTTGAAAAAAGCCTGGCCGAGATTGAGGCCAAACGGAAACTGGAGGATCATCCTTTGTTTGAAGTACGTTCGTCGGGCGAGTTCATTATGTGGGGCTCATCCACCAACGCGCTCATCACGCCAAGGGCAACTGACAGTACCAACTTTCCGCAGGATACCCGTTTTTTTGATGTTAAAATAACTAATACAGGCGGCAGCACCGTGATTCGCGATTTGCAGGTAAGACCGTTCCGCGAGCGCCCTTATGAGCCTTCTGATGATTTTAACATTTATTCAGGTTTACCGGCACCACACCCAAAAACGCCTTATAACCCGGCCAGCCGCAACTACATCAGACCGTTTTTAAATGGTGTGATAGGTGCCCAAACCGATATCGCGCTGCAAAGTAATGATGATAAGAAAGATGTGGTGGTTTATATCCGTCCGTTTACCGGTGGCACCGGCAATTCGCTCAGGTTCAAATTCCTGAACAAAGATTCGGTAGAGATGAACCCGGCCTTATTTAACGAAACAACCTGGGATAAAATAGTGCACGGGTTTAACATGCAGAAAACCAACACCTATGTGCAATACGATGTAGCCTACCCTATTCCATTGGTTGAGATCTCAACAGTTTATGCGCCCGGAGGAACCCGCGACCATGCCGAATTTAAATACTCACGCATTGGTTTTGGCGGCACACGGGTAGTGGCAAGTTTCGGGATAGATTTCGCCATCTACAAAAAAGGCGATTGGGAGATAGTATTCCACTTTTTGAAGGACAATCCAAAGTTTGAAGACGAATAA
- a CDS encoding fasciclin domain-containing protein has product MKKLIKYMCALTPVFVAALLQTACKKDGGYHDATGTNSKFAGNTYEYLKSKPGVYDSLLAVINRMGLQQTLMDSNVTLFAVTNPSFQLAINNLNTLRRQSDKDPLFLAKIDGVQLDTMVSYYIIRGKKTTDSLLLQDGLDLPSVRFGYPMHGKVVKISASGLNGGGPDVIEFSNTKRSKFVRNWSTTTTGSNNISTKNGIVHVVSPDHIFGFDEFVSRLTFVPPPPNLMTLIGGKLTVLRDNNGGPDNGEGSKKVIDGDDHTKFLAELQGRLWMQFELNEPAVSGVYTLTSANDAPERDPRAWTYEGSNDGKIWTELDRRSNFFFEERYQTKVFRCPNTTPYKFYRVDITELRDGGLFQLAEWTINKVK; this is encoded by the coding sequence ATGAAAAAGTTGATAAAATATATGTGTGCCTTAACGCCGGTGTTTGTTGCAGCCCTGCTGCAAACCGCCTGCAAAAAGGACGGCGGTTATCACGACGCTACAGGCACAAACTCAAAATTTGCCGGCAACACCTACGAGTATCTGAAAAGCAAACCCGGTGTATACGATTCATTGCTGGCGGTAATAAACAGGATGGGCCTGCAACAAACCTTGATGGACAGCAACGTTACCCTATTCGCAGTTACCAACCCAAGTTTTCAGCTGGCCATTAATAACCTTAATACGTTAAGAAGGCAAAGCGATAAAGATCCGCTTTTTTTGGCAAAGATTGACGGTGTACAATTGGATACCATGGTTTCTTACTACATAATCAGGGGTAAAAAAACAACAGACTCGTTGCTGCTGCAGGATGGGCTCGATCTTCCGAGCGTGCGTTTTGGATATCCTATGCATGGCAAGGTTGTTAAAATATCGGCCTCCGGCCTTAACGGCGGCGGCCCGGATGTTATTGAATTCAGCAATACCAAACGGAGCAAGTTTGTCAGAAACTGGTCTACCACCACAACGGGTTCTAATAACATCAGTACCAAAAACGGGATCGTGCATGTGGTGAGTCCTGATCACATTTTCGGTTTTGATGAATTTGTATCGCGCTTAACCTTTGTTCCGCCTCCGCCAAACCTCATGACGCTGATAGGCGGCAAGCTTACTGTTTTAAGAGATAACAATGGCGGCCCGGATAACGGCGAAGGCTCTAAAAAAGTTATCGACGGCGATGACCATACCAAATTCCTTGCCGAACTACAGGGACGCTTATGGATGCAGTTTGAGTTGAATGAACCGGCAGTATCGGGTGTTTACACACTTACCTCTGCCAATGATGCTCCTGAACGTGACCCACGTGCATGGACTTATGAAGGCTCAAATGATGGTAAAATCTGGACTGAGCTGGATCGCCGCAGCAATTTCTTTTTTGAGGAACGATACCAGACCAAAGTTTTCAGGTGCCCCAATACCACACCTTATAAGTTTTACCGGGTAGATATTACCGAGCTGCGCGATGGTGGCCTTTTCCAACTGGCAGAATGGACTATCAATAAAGTGAAGTAA
- a CDS encoding RagB/SusD family nutrient uptake outer membrane protein has product MKKTLCIVLVLFSAAIASCNKTLDIDSTRVVGEKNMWNKLEDARAGILGVYALTRAALSDNDGHWLYGDVRTGEFISPNRQDLKAISSNQLNASYPTVDALSDWTRFYAIINAANIFLERVGDVKAADKRYTENNMIVDVAQARFLRAFTYFYIVRIWGDVPFITSSHDGKFENQARESGGKILIWAQQEMLKAAADLPFVYSNNDVQQPGNYYNENSTRWGGALATKNTAYAVLAHLAAWQGNYTEVATYTKFVEDNYGKSGINFQSTEDLTKSNGFFFNKNTSQMFGFNSDWGHVEGSVAGHLEELTLAEPVVNKKVPDIYMPKDTILKIFDMPKDERFSIDTLGQPRSERYFTNINGKYPIFSKIKVIQGGVSDPTFRYFTSALIFTRIEDVVLLRAEALAVLGDVNGAINEVTSIMTRRGMTEITIDSNQDIIELIFKERHRELMGEGQRWYDLVRYNKIKQNNPAFLKLINSQGIYWPVSRKLIAQNNLLTQNPFWK; this is encoded by the coding sequence ATGAAAAAGACATTATGTATCGTCCTCGTCCTGTTTAGCGCTGCAATAGCAAGCTGCAATAAAACATTGGATATCGACTCGACGCGGGTTGTGGGCGAAAAAAACATGTGGAATAAGCTTGAAGATGCACGGGCCGGCATATTGGGTGTGTACGCGCTTACGCGTGCCGCGCTATCTGATAATGATGGGCACTGGCTTTATGGCGATGTGCGCACCGGCGAATTTATCAGCCCCAACCGGCAGGATCTGAAAGCGATTTCAAGCAACCAGCTCAACGCATCCTACCCTACCGTTGATGCTTTATCCGACTGGACAAGGTTTTATGCCATCATCAACGCTGCCAACATTTTTCTTGAACGCGTAGGTGATGTAAAAGCGGCCGATAAGCGGTACACCGAAAATAATATGATAGTAGATGTTGCCCAGGCTCGTTTTCTGAGGGCTTTCACCTACTTCTATATCGTAAGGATTTGGGGGGATGTGCCTTTCATTACTTCATCTCACGATGGCAAGTTTGAAAACCAGGCCCGCGAAAGCGGCGGCAAAATATTAATCTGGGCGCAACAGGAAATGCTCAAAGCAGCCGCCGATCTGCCTTTTGTATACAGCAATAACGATGTTCAGCAGCCGGGTAATTACTATAATGAAAACTCGACCCGCTGGGGCGGTGCTTTAGCTACAAAAAACACAGCCTATGCGGTTCTGGCCCATTTGGCGGCCTGGCAGGGAAACTATACGGAGGTAGCTACCTACACCAAATTTGTGGAAGATAACTATGGCAAAAGCGGTATCAATTTTCAAAGCACGGAAGACCTGACCAAATCAAACGGTTTCTTTTTCAATAAAAACACCAGCCAGATGTTTGGTTTCAACTCGGATTGGGGACATGTTGAAGGATCTGTAGCCGGTCACCTCGAGGAATTAACACTGGCCGAGCCTGTAGTAAATAAAAAGGTTCCGGATATCTATATGCCTAAAGATACCATTCTGAAAATATTCGATATGCCTAAAGACGAGCGCTTTAGTATTGATACCCTCGGCCAGCCACGCAGCGAGCGATACTTTACCAATATCAATGGCAAGTATCCCATTTTCAGCAAGATAAAGGTGATTCAGGGAGGCGTTTCTGATCCTACCTTCAGGTACTTCACCAGCGCATTGATTTTTACAAGGATAGAGGATGTGGTACTGCTCAGGGCCGAGGCGTTGGCTGTATTGGGCGATGTGAACGGAGCCATCAATGAAGTAACTTCTATAATGACCCGACGCGGCATGACAGAAATTACTATCGACAGTAACCAGGATATTATCGAACTGATATTTAAAGAACGCCACCGCGAACTGATGGGCGAAGGCCAACGCTGGTACGATCTGGTCAGGTACAACAAGATCAAACAAAACAACCCGGCATTTCTCAAACTCATCAATTCGCAGGGAATTTACTGGCCGGTATCGCGTAAGCTCATCGCACAGAATAACCTGTTAACTCAAAACCCATTTTGGAAATAA